The DNA sequence ATATTCTTTTTGAATTTCTGGAAATTCATCATATAATTTTTGGGCAACGACACTTAATTCTGCACCACTTTTTCCATCTGGGAGAAACGGCAATTGCAGCACCGAGTGAACTGGGAATTTACCAGCATTATATCCTTGTAACCCCCATCCTGCATCCATAATGCCCGTTACAATGTTATCGTATGTTTCTTTTGGACCTCCTAATGCTCCACCTGGATATATTTTAAATTTGACGCGGTTATCTGTTAATTTAGCAACCTCTTCACTGAATGGCCTCATAGAATCTTTATCCTGTACATGGTCAGGCGAGTTCATATGACCCATTTTAAATTCAAGTGATTCCCCGCTCGATTCACTGGATCCTCCTGCAGAATTCGATGAACAGCCTGCAAAAATCAACATGGACAAAATAAGTGTTAACATGAAAGAAGTTTTCAGCAAACGATTTTTCATCATATCCCCCCTATAGTAGCAAACGCTTACATAATTGAAAATTTTAAATATTTTGTATTCGAGATTTATGATAATCTTTCATTTTTTATAAAACGATAGCGATTTTCTTCTATATGAAACTAATAGATAATTTTTTAAATTTTTGTCATTTCCATTTTTATTTTAATGAAGCCAGAATAGTCAACTCTTTTGAACAGTAGGCTGTTCCGTTTTATCAAATGTAATGAGCGCGTTCCAGCTTCCCGAAGATTGACCGTCTGCCAAATATTGTGGTTGGTCATGATCTTCTAGAATACTTAATAACATCGCAAGGTGCCGTCCACCAGACTCCACTTTTGCTAATCTAGCATATTGAGGAAGCATATTGTAGGCGGCCTCATATTCTTTCTTTAACATATAGTCGATAAACTGTTTGTCTAAAGCATGTTCTGAAGCAGTTGGTTTATTGTGCCTGCCGCGAACTAAATTGTGTGACAGTGCTCCACTTGAGACAAAAACAACCTTCTTTTTACTTTCTTGTAAAACTTGCCGAATTAGCTGTCCCCACCGATATGTTTCATCTAACGTTGCGGCTAGTGTAACGGATAAGTTGACAACAGGTATATCCCCGTTAGGTACGAGATATTTCAACGGTACAACTGTTCCATAGTCCCACACGTAATGAGGGTCGTCCACTCCTAATACTTGCAATCCAGCATCTTGCCCAACTTTCACAAGATCATCTCCCAATTGCTTGTCTCCTGGATAATCATATGGAACGTCACGAATTAAATCAGGACATTCATTAGCAGTTAAAATCCCTTTATGGACTGGCGTGCAATTCACATAATGGAAAAAGGTCGACGGCCAGTGGCAAGAAACTAGGACAATAACATCCGCTTTAAGATCGTAAATTTTTTTTGACACCTTCTTCATCTCAACAGCCAATTCCTTTTGGAAATCAGGGACTTGATCAAAATGACACATACTCGGTACATGCGGTACTAACATAGATAATTCAATCGTCATCAATAGCCCTCCTTTAAAAAATTCGTTGTGACATTAATGTTAATTTTCATTCGTTGCATTTTCAATACTATTGTTGCATATAAAGCAACATTCATGAAAATATTTATAAATTTCAAAAGATTTTATTTTTTTCTTTTCAAATATTTATGAATCTGCTATATTCTCTCATATACAGCACTTGTGTTGTATTATATGAAACATAAAAAAGGGGGAAAAATAGATGTGAACGGAAACGAAGATAAAAATCAACTTTCTTCGATCAAAAATGCTTTAAGAATTTTAAAGAGCTTTACAATGGATGAACCAGAAAAAAAAATCAGTGATCTATCCAGCTCACTCGGAATCAATAAAAGTACAGTAAGCCGAACTATGAAAACACTAGCAAGTGAAGGGTTTGTCTATAAGGATCCTGAAACAAAGAAATACAGATTAGGCTTATCCATTTTATCATTGAGTGGTGTTTTATTTAGCAACATGGATGTATACCGGGAATCCCAGCCAGTTTTAAATAAATTGGTGGAGAACATTGGAGAAACCGCTCACATTTCAGTCTTAGACGATTTAGAGGTCGTTTATTTACAAAAAGTAGAATGTCATCATCCTGTCAGGTTTTTAACCCATATTGGCAGGCGCAATCCACCTTATTGTACAAGCTCAGGAAAAGTGCTTTTAGCATTTTCTGAAGAAGAAATCATCAACAATGTGGTAGCAAAAGGATTAACTGCATTTACAAAAAACACCATTACAAATCCAGAAAAGCTTCGTTCTCATTTAGCAAAGATAAAGGAAGATGGGTACGCCTTTAGTTTAGAAGAATTGTCTGAAGGAGTTAATTCTATAGCCGCCCCAATTTATGATTATACAGGAAAAGTTATTGCCGCTCTTTCCGTAGTCGGACCGAAACAGCGAATTCCCATTCATAAATTAAAATCAATCGCAAAACAGGTAATGGCTGCTAGTAAAGAAGTTTCAGAAAGAATGGGATATATAAAATATTAAATGAAAGTTTAAGGAGAGTAGAGAAATGTATGATTTTCATACTCATTTCATCCCTGCAAATGTTATTGAATGGGTGAAGGAACAAAAAGAAACAATTCATGCACAATGGGTGAAAAAGGAAGAAAACAAGGAAGAATTTTTAATGATCAATCATAAATGGGGATTTGAGTTAAAGAAAACATTTGTTGATATCAATCTTTATATTGAAGAACAATCTAAAGCAGGTATAAAGCATTCCGTCATTTCACCAATTCCGCAACTTTTTATGTATGATTTTCCAGAAGAAATCACCTATGAACTATCCACCGTGTACAACGATTCGTTAGTTAAGCTCGTTCAATTCTTTCCAGCCAAGCTATCAGCGTTGGCAACAGTTCCACTAAACAATCCGGATCAAGCTGCTCAAGTGTTAAACGATGCGATGAAGTGTGGCTTAAAAGGAGTCATTATTGGTCCAGGTGCATCAGGGCATATGCTTTCTGACAAAAGGTTTATTCCGTTTTTTGAAGAAGCCAATCGGCTGAAAGCAATTGTGTTCATTCATCCGCTACTAAGTGAAGATCCGCGATTAAAAAGAAGAATGATGCCGAATTTAATCGGTGTTCCGTGGGAAACTACAGTTTGTGCAACCGACATTTTATTAAGCGGACTAATCGACCGCTTTCCAAATGTCAAAATATTGTTTGCTCATGGAGGAGGTTTTTTACCGTACCAAATAGGCAGAATGACAAAAGGATACGAGAAATGGCCAGCGGTTTCGAAGAATTTGACAGCACCCCCAAAAGAATATTTAAAACGTTTTTGGTATGACAATGTTTTATGGGATCAACAAAGCGTTGAATTTTTAATCCAAACGGTCGGAGAAGATCGGGTAGTACCTGGATCAGATTTTCCGTTTGATCTTTCCGTTTGGCCGCCTGATTCAAGGAGCTGTCGCAGTGTGAGAACAATACTCGCTGATTAAAGAAAACGGGTTAAAAAGACATGTTGCCCCAAATTAAACCTTTATAAAAGAGATAAACATGAAATGTTTTCTCTCTTATTAGGTGCAGATTGAAAGGATAAAAATTTTTTCTCAAAGAAGGGACCATTCATGATGGAAGAAAAGTTGTGGACAAAAAATTTTATGAATATTTCGATCTGTAATTTCTTTCTTTTTATCAACTATTATTATTTGCTAGTAACATTGCCGATCTTTGTTATTCAAGATTTAAAAAGCAGTGAGGCTTTAGCTGGATTAATCGCCATGGTTTATTTGTTTGCAGCTATCATTTCACGTCCATTCGTTGATCAATTTATGAAGAAGATTGGTAAACGAAAGATGCTTGTGATCTCCCTTATCATTTTTGTGATCGCCTCTGTTTCCTATTTGTTTGTCCGTTCAATCGTCTTATTGTTAATCATTCGTTTTCTGCACGGAATTGGCTTCGGGATCGCAACCACCACTACAGGGGCGATCGTTGCCGATATTGTACCAGATTCTCGAAAAGGAGAAGGAATGGGCTATTTTATTTTATCTTCTAATTTTGCTATGGTAGTCGGACCGTTTCTAGGACTTTCCTCTTACGATCATTGGGGTTCTTTCGCAATGCTCGCTATTGCACTTATTTGCTCTGTTGGAGCACTTTTTACCGGAGGAATCATCAACTTACATGAAACCAAATCACTGCGAAGTAAAAAAGAACTATTCCAAATTCATTTTAATCTTGAAAAGCTTTTGGAAGTATCCGTATTTCCTATTGCACTCAATGCTGCCTTTTTAGCATTTGCTTATTCTACCGTCTTATCGTTCGTCTCTGTTTATGCTGAAAGATTGCAACTAGGCGCTAGTTCGAATTTGTTTTTTGTTGTTTATGCCATCATCCTGCTTATTTCTCGACCATTTACAGGAAGATGGTTCGACAAGTTTGGCGCTAATGTCATTGTCATCCCTTCCATCATATCATTTGCCCTCGGATTATTTATTTTAAGCATGGCTCATACATCTTTCGTCTATTTATTAAGTGCTTTGTTAATTGGGCTTGGTTGGGGAACGTTGTTTCCAAGTTTTCAAACAATGGCCATTCAAGTCGTATCTCCATCTAGAAGAGCCTCAGCTCTCAGCACCTTTTTATCCATTTTCGACATCGGCATCGGTGTCGGGTCTTTCTTAACAGGAGCAGTCGTTTCCTTTATCGGATTTCAATCTTTATATTTTTATAGCTCCTTTTACGTGTTGGTAGGATTAGTATTATACTTCCTTTTTGTACAGCAGCGGGTGGATCGGAAAAGTATTCTTAATAAAAAATCAACTCTTCAATAATAGCCCCCCTCGTTTCATTTATCATGATGGAGAAGTTCTTTTCTCCCCCTTTGCTTAAAGACAAAAAAATGCCGCCTTCGTTGTTTTAGGTTTACGAACAGGTATATCCCTAAAACAAGGAAGCGGCAAATTGTCCCACGATATGACTGTTAGCACTACCGAAAAATGTTTAAAATGGATACTCCCTCGGTTTCGTTTGAACAGAAATCCATTTCATCGATGTAAATTCCTCTACAACCCATGGATTTCCGAACCGGCCTAAACCGCTCGCTTTCGTTCCTCCAAATGGAATATTCGGTGCATCATTTACAGTTTGATCATTAATATGCGTAAAACAGCTTTTAAGAAGATACGGCACAACTAAGGGATTTTCTTTGTTGTGCCGCATCGTTTTATTCGTACGAAAAACTCTATGACTATTTGATTTATAAAATATTAAAGCAATACAGGGGCAAATTCTCCCGTTATTGGCTGATGTCCGTTATTTTCTTCATATGCTTCCTCTCGTTCCACATCAAACCGCTCCATAATTGGCAAATCATTTGCAGAGAATAAGTAAGCATCCTCCTCAGCAACATGTTCATGCCATGCCCAATTTGGAATGACAAAGAAGTCGCCTTTTTCCCAATCAAAGCGAACACCATTAATAATGCTGTATCCCGAACCTTTAAAAACATGGTAAATGGTTGCGTGCGTATGACGATGAGCTTTCGAATGAAAGTCTTTCGGAAGAAACTGCATCCATGAAGCGATTGTCGGGTTGGCAGTTTTCCCAGTGGATGGGTTAATATATTCTACAGCATATCCATCATACGGATCTGGGTCCAACCGTTTTAAACCTTGTATAGCCGCTTCTGTCTGCTTCCATTTATAGGATCCTAATGGGGCTATTTTCGGTTTACGGTCAGAAATTGGACGAACCATACCACCTTCATATTTTTGAGAGGAAAAATTATCTGGAACTTTTGGTTGTTCGATACCTTCTGGATAAGGGTCGAAGAAAGTGCCGCCAATTGAATAAATTGTAGGGATATCTAGACAGTCCATCCAAATCATTGGCTCATCACCTGGATGTGCATGACCATGCCATAATCCTTTCGGAGTAATGAGGTAATCTCCCTCTTCCATAAAAATCCGTTCTCCTTGAACAATTGTATAGGCACCTTTTCCTTGACTAATAAAACGAAGAGCGCTTTGAGTATGTCTATGTGACGGTGCCACCTCACCAGGAAGAATTAATTGGACAGCCGCATATAACGTTTGCGTCGTTGAAGCCCATCCCCATGGCTTGCGGTATGTTAATCCTGGATTTTGAAAGTATATAGCTCTTCTTTCTCCTCCCCGTTCTGGCGTGAAAATGTCCGTTGCTTCCATTAACTTTTTATAAAGCGTTTTCCATTTCCAAAGATACGCTTCTGCCTGTGGTGTCGGTTGGCGATGCATTAAATCTGGAATGGCATCCCATAGTGGACCTAAATGAATCTGTTCAATGTCCTTTGTAAAATCTTGTACGACTTTACTTTTAAAAAAATCATTTTTCTCCGCCATTCAAACCCCTCCTTTTTAACGGTTTAAAATCGTTATGATGGCAGCTTCGATAAGTTTCGCTTTATTTGGCTAACGTGTTTGCTTGCATGCTCGACAAGAAGATGATCGACAATAAAAGAAATCGGCTTTGTTCCAAAACGTGGATTGCGGCTCGGCGCTTCCGCTTTTAATTGTTGTTCCGTTAATTGGCTTAACACTTTGTCCACTTGCTCTTTGACATTTTCTAGATTTCTTAAAACATCCGAAATTTCCCGATTTTCTGTGTTCGTAACTGCAGCAAGCCTTTTTTCATCCTTAAGACCTCTACCCCACTCAATACCTGGAGATTCAAGCAATTTTTCAATCTCATTTAGCCAGTAGGGGATCGCTTCCTCTACGTGGCAAAGAATTTGCATAATGGACCATTCATCTTCAGAAGGCTGCCAACGGATTGATTTTTCCGAAAGATTTTTGGATGTTTCAATCATTTGATTAAGCGAATGTTGAATGCTTTCAATCGCCTCGTTCATTGATGCCACTTGTTCATCCCTCCTTGATGCTTTTTACTTTGTTTTCCAATGTGCCAATGCCATCAATTTCGATCCGCACAACATCTCCATCTTTCAGAAACGCTTGCGGATTACGAGCTACACCGACTCCACCTGGTGTTCCTGTTAAGATGACATCCCCTGGTTCGAGTGTCATTAAACCCGATAAAAATTCAACTAAATACGGAACAGTAAAAACAAGATTTTTCGTGTTGGAGCGTTGCCGTTCTTCACCATTTACCGTTAAAACAACTTCCAATCCAGATGGATCTGTCAGCTCATCAGTTGTAACTAACCATGGACCCATTGGCGCACTACCATCCACTGTTTTTCCTTGAAGCCATTGAAGTGTACGGCGCTGTAGATCCCGATAAGATACATCATTGACAATCGTATAGCCAGCTACATATTGTAAAGCATCTGCTTGAGAAACATTGCGCGCACGCTTTCCAACAACAAAAGCAAATTCTGCTTCATAATCAAGCTGATCGGATATCGGGTAATATGGAATGTCATCTTCTGGACCAATCACAGTATTGGCAAATTTCGCAAATACGACTGGATATTTTGGAATTTCTCGCCCCATTTCTAAAATATGTTCCCGATAGTTATGGCCAACGCAAATGATTTTTCCTGGTTTCGGAACAGGTGCTTCTATTTTTACATCGTCTTTTGCATAAACAAGCTTATGACCGTTTACTTGTTCATAGTTTAAGGCGAAATCAATCGCTTTTCTGGCGAAATCCATGCTTTCCTCTCCGCCTTCTAAAAATCCGTTCATATCTGCTGGAACATATGCTTCCGCAATTTGTTTGTAACGTAATTTCCCTTCTGATTTCAGCAAGCTTTGAAAGGCATGATTTAAATCTACGACTTTACCGTTTTCTACAGCCCCAATGCGGGTCGTACCTTCTTGTGTAAACGTTACTAGCTTCACAGTTGTAACCCCTTTCATTGTTAATCATGTATTTTTATCTTAATATTGAAAAAAGGTGAAAAATACATTATTTTTCTTATATACAGAACATTTCATAATTTCTAAAAAACAATAACAAAAGTAGGTGATACGATGAATGAATCCAAAAAAACAACATCATCCTCTGTTGAAAATGCATTAAAAATTTTAAAAAGCTTTTCCATGGACGAGCCAGAACTAGGGGTTACAGATATTGCGGAAAAGCTAAACATTGCTAAAAGCACGGCTCATCGTCTTTTAACAAGTTTAGCCAGTGAAGGGTTTGTTTACAAAGATATGAATTCCAATTATTACAGCTTAGGAGCTTCTATTTTGAGATTAACGAATATTGTGAGCTCCCAGCTGAAAATTTTAAATGAAGCTACACCAGTCCTTAATGTATTAACAGAAGAAACAGGTGAAAATTCTCATATCTCCATATTAGAGGGGAAAGAAATCATTTATTTACAAAAAATTGAATGCGCTTACCCTACTAAAATGGAATATACACATATTGGTAGAAGAAATCCTGCTTATTGCACAAGTGCAGGCCAAGCTATTTTAGCATTTGAAGAGAAGGAAACGATTGATTTCATTTGTTCACAACCGTTAAAAAAATTCGCTCCTAACACAATCACCTCACCTGACGAATTAAGAAAAAAATTATTAAAAGTACAAAATGAAGGCTATGTGGTCTCTAATCAAGAATTTCAACGTGGCATTATCGGTATCGCTGCACCTATTTTTAATGAAAAAAACAAAGTAATCGCATCTGTTAATATTACGGGTCCTATAAAACGAATCAATGCTATGAACCTGCCACAGCTAGTTAAAAAAGTTGTCAATGCAGGTGAGCGAATTTCAGTTTTAATTAAACAGCGAAAACAAAACGATTCTTTCTCCAAAATAAACCAACAAGGGGGAAACTAAGATGAGTGAAAAATATTTGCTGTCATCTGTGAAAAACGCAATGAAAATCTTACGCCTTTATTCTCCGAAACAAAAAGAGCTTGGGATTATGGAAATCTCAAGAAAATTAAACATTCCGAAAAGCAGTGCTCACCGTCTCGTTTCATTGCTTGTAAAAGAAGGATTTTTGTCGAAAAACCCCCGTACGAATAAATACCGATTAGGTCTATCTATTTTAACGTTAGGAGGGGTTATTTTCAGCCACCACGAATTATATAAAGAAGCTCTACCCATTGTCAGAAAGCTTGTCGACACACTGAATGAATCTGCACATATTTGTCTTTTAGAAGAGGAGCAAGTGGTCTATTTGTTTCGAATTGAAAGCAGCCAACCTGATCGATTACTCACATACATAGGGAGAAAAAATCCGATTCATTGCACAAGTGAAGGATTATGTATTTTAGCCTATCAAAGTAAAAAAACAATTGATAAAGTTTTATCTAAAAATTTATATGCTTATACCCCCTATACGATAACAGATCCTGACTTGCTAAAAAATAAATTGAAAAAAATTAAAAAACAAGGGTTCGCTATTTCAAAAGATGATTTTTTTGTCGGCTATGTAGGAATTGCTGCGCCGATTCGCGACTATACTGGGAAAGTTGTTTCCTCTCTATCCATGGTCGGCTCCACCTCAAGAATAACGGAAGAACGGTATCCGATCTTTATCGAAAACATTACAAAAGCAGCACAAAAGATTTCGGAGCATTTAGGTTATGTAAAAATAAACGCTTAAGTTTCATTAATAATTTTTATATTTCGAATATTCAGTTTCATATACAAGAATAAGCCCCTTTTCTCCCACTTTTACCTTTCATTATTCTTGAGTTAATAAAGTAATCAAAGGGGGAATTTTCATGGTCGTGTACGCACAAGAATTCGAATTGAAGGAGCGGCAATTAAAAAAGCTAAACGAATTATTAATATTCGTCAAAAGCCATAATGAATTTTATCATAAAAAGCTTCAAAATATTACATTGCCTCTGCGATCATTGGAGGAAATCACAACTTTACCTTTCACAACAAAAAAAGAACTCGTCGATGATCAAAAAAAGCACCCTCCCTATGGTCAAAATCATTCGTATCCTTTGGAAGAATATGTCCGATACCATCAAACTTCGGGAACGACAGGGAGACCGTTAAAAATATTAGATACGAAAAAAACTTTTGATTGGTGGGAAACTTGCTGGATCGAAGTATACCGTTCCAGCGGTGTCACAAAAAAAGATCATATTTTTCTAGCTTTTTCGTTTGGGCCTTTTATTGGATTTTGGGCCGCATTTGAAGCTGCTAAGAGATTAGGAGCACTCGTCATCTCATCCGGAAGTCAGTCATCTGTCGAACGTTTGCGTAATATGATGGAAAATCAAGCAACGGTTCTTCTTTGCACACCAAGCTATGCCTTGCATTTAGCAGAGGTTGCTAAGGAAAACGGAATCGATATTCAAAACTCACCTGTTCGGACCATTATTACAGCTGGAGAACCTGGAGGATCTGTTCCTTCCACACGGAACCAAATTGAAAGCTTGTGGGGGGCCAAATTATATGACCATGTAGGAATGACAGAAATGGGAGCCTATGGATACTCCTGTTCGGAGCAAAATGGTCTACACATTAACGAATCTGAATTTATCGCTGAAGTGATTGATCC is a window from the Bacillus alveayuensis genome containing:
- a CDS encoding phenylacetate-CoA ligase (product_source=KO:K01912; cath_funfam=3.30.300.30,3.40.50.980; cog=COG1541; ko=KO:K01912; pfam=PF00501,PF14535; superfamily=56801), encoding MVVYAQEFELKERQLKKLNELLIFVKSHNEFYHKKLQNITLPLRSLEEITTLPFTTKKELVDDQKKHPPYGQNHSYPLEEYVRYHQTSGTTGRPLKILDTKKTFDWWETCWIEVYRSSGVTKKDHIFLAFSFGPFIGFWAAFEAAKRLGALVISSGSQSSVERLRNMMENQATVLLCTPSYALHLAEVAKENGIDIQNSPVRTIITAGEPGGSVPSTRNQIESLWGAKLYDHVGMTEMGAYGYSCSEQNGLHINESEFIAEVIDPKTLKPVAIGEKGELVLTNLGRDGYPALRYRTGDMVIRSNKKCPCGNPYQFLPEGIIGRADDMVVIRGINIYPSSIESIIREYSEVKEFRIVYYTENEMDQIKVEIESNSDEIVPSLATKLRERIGLRIQVEKVPDNHLPRFTMKAKRVVDKRSKRVS